A genome region from Chthoniobacterales bacterium includes the following:
- a CDS encoding nucleoside 2-deoxyribosyltransferase, with the protein MSSYSIYFAGELFSAKHLYGNVLLAEAIYEISAGKFVSVVPQNLEQRETTAHSIRDQDIRTCLSCDVGLFHYDGPELDSGTVVEFLFAKFADIPSVLLRTDFRKGGDQSGNQGGDPWNLMTSFFPRTEVITLDAMSIYKEAFAENQASAHELLESKAGTSACDAMTRVIAQRVIPALERVIAMPPILAKEKAAAVYEWLAVMPGFQSDPQANAKFVMEQLQNKLGRELL; encoded by the coding sequence ATGTCCTCCTACTCGATCTATTTCGCGGGCGAGCTTTTCAGCGCCAAACACCTCTACGGAAATGTCCTCCTCGCCGAGGCGATCTACGAGATTTCCGCAGGGAAATTTGTCTCCGTCGTGCCGCAAAATCTCGAGCAGCGCGAGACGACCGCGCACTCGATCCGCGATCAGGACATTCGCACCTGCCTGAGCTGCGACGTGGGGCTGTTTCACTACGACGGACCCGAACTCGACTCGGGGACGGTGGTGGAGTTTCTCTTCGCGAAGTTTGCTGATATTCCGTCGGTGTTGCTGCGCACCGATTTTCGCAAAGGCGGCGATCAAAGTGGAAACCAAGGCGGCGACCCGTGGAATCTGATGACGAGTTTCTTTCCGAGAACGGAGGTCATCACGCTCGATGCGATGTCCATTTACAAGGAGGCGTTTGCCGAAAACCAAGCCTCGGCGCATGAGTTGCTCGAGAGCAAGGCCGGCACATCGGCCTGCGACGCGATGACTCGCGTGATCGCCCAGCGCGTGATTCCGGCGCTGGAGCGGGTGATCGCGATGCCTCCGATTCTGGCGAAGGAAAAGGCGGCGGCAGTTTACGAATGGCTCGCGGTGATGCCCGGGTTTCAGTCTGATCCGCAGGCGAATGCGAAGTTTGTCATGGAGCAGTTGCAGAACAAACTGGGCCGCGAGCTGCTCTAG
- a CDS encoding sigma-70 family RNA polymerase sigma factor translates to MTASVFSGNISLVRPISAPVPERTERMDPTPTPTLTEDAQLVARTQAGDATAFDDLVRKYTQRLYGLVYNMTSNHEDTNDLLQDIFAKAYRAIGGFQGKSSFYTWVHSIGVNMTINFLKKRGRRFHMSLDDIDSGIQNDKEFLELTASSNPVRDNDLMELQQRLNMAMQKLSNEHRAVVTMFDIQGMPHAEISKILNVSEGTVRSRLFYAHRQLQNYLEEFRKN, encoded by the coding sequence GTGACTGCCTCTGTATTCTCTGGAAATATCTCGCTCGTCCGGCCAATCTCCGCTCCTGTTCCTGAACGAACGGAACGCATGGACCCGACCCCAACTCCCACCCTGACAGAGGACGCGCAGCTCGTCGCCCGCACCCAGGCCGGGGACGCGACGGCTTTCGACGATTTGGTCCGAAAATACACCCAGCGCCTCTACGGGTTGGTCTATAACATGACCTCCAATCACGAGGACACGAACGATCTCTTACAGGATATTTTTGCCAAGGCATACCGCGCCATCGGCGGTTTTCAGGGCAAATCGAGCTTCTACACCTGGGTGCATTCCATCGGGGTGAACATGACGATTAATTTCCTGAAAAAGCGCGGTCGCCGGTTCCACATGAGCCTCGACGACATCGATTCGGGCATCCAGAACGACAAGGAATTTCTCGAACTCACGGCGAGTTCCAACCCCGTGCGCGACAACGACTTAATGGAGCTCCAGCAAAGATTGAACATGGCCATGCAGAAGCTGTCGAATGAACACAGAGCTGTCGTGACCATGTTCGATATTCAGGGAATGCCCCATGCTGAGATCAGCAAGATTCTGAATGTCTCCGAGGGCACGGTCCGCTCCCGGCTTTTCTACGCGCATCGCCAGTTGCAAAACTATCTCGAGGAATTCCGCAAAAACTAA
- a CDS encoding S1C family serine protease, which produces MFPRFLPAVSIALLVGWNAPQLLAEENVLSSMTEAVQTVFQNTKSAVVKIRASDKHGRCVGSGFFIDPNGTIYTTYAVAGEAENIVVESGDHQYNATRLVADARSGIVLLKVDASTPFLPIGKSADLTIASPVVTVGYPMDLPITPMLGFIGGFDLQYLHRYFTTTHIRANVSVQRGESGAPLINTQGEVVGILISGLDGGAACYALPIEAAEKIRSDYVRYGEVRHGWIGITVAPSEVAHEGSLAVIDNLGEDTPAAHSGIKKGDTLVRIGHVVVKRPEDVLNGSFFLTAGENTPVEVVRDGQHLSFNVPAVEHPFSDKSRAAGALTKSDLGGTLSLTSGR; this is translated from the coding sequence ATGTTTCCCCGCTTCCTACCCGCAGTTTCCATCGCTCTCTTAGTCGGATGGAATGCCCCGCAACTGCTGGCGGAGGAAAATGTCCTGTCCTCCATGACGGAGGCTGTGCAGACCGTTTTTCAAAATACCAAATCCGCCGTTGTGAAAATCCGCGCCAGCGACAAGCACGGTCGCTGCGTGGGCAGTGGATTTTTCATTGATCCCAACGGCACGATTTACACGACCTACGCTGTGGCTGGAGAGGCTGAAAACATCGTCGTGGAATCTGGCGACCACCAATACAATGCGACTCGTCTCGTGGCCGACGCGCGGAGTGGGATCGTGCTCCTAAAAGTGGACGCGAGCACGCCATTTTTGCCGATTGGAAAATCTGCCGATCTCACCATTGCCTCACCCGTGGTCACTGTCGGCTACCCGATGGATCTCCCGATCACGCCGATGCTGGGCTTCATCGGCGGCTTCGATCTGCAATATCTCCATCGCTATTTCACCACCACTCACATCCGCGCCAACGTCTCCGTCCAGCGCGGCGAAAGTGGCGCCCCGCTCATCAATACCCAGGGCGAGGTTGTCGGCATTCTCATCAGCGGACTCGACGGCGGTGCCGCTTGTTATGCGCTGCCCATCGAGGCGGCGGAAAAAATTCGCAGCGACTACGTTCGTTATGGCGAGGTGCGCCACGGCTGGATCGGAATCACGGTGGCACCCAGCGAGGTCGCGCATGAAGGCTCGCTCGCTGTGATCGACAACCTCGGCGAAGACACGCCCGCGGCTCATTCTGGAATCAAAAAAGGAGACACGCTCGTTCGCATCGGACACGTGGTTGTCAAGCGGCCCGAGGACGTTCTCAACGGCTCGTTTTTCCTCACCGCCGGAGAAAATACTCCCGTGGAAGTGGTCCGCGACGGCCAGCATTTGAGTTTCAATGTGCCCGCCGTGGAGCATCCCTTCAGCGATAAATCGCGCGCCGCCGGTGCGCTGACGAAGTCCGACTTGGGCGGAACTCTCAGCCTCACTTCCGGGCGCTAG
- the dgt gene encoding dGTP triphosphohydrolase, with the protein MLRLVNTFYSAFDTELISGPGLEDSYRSPFEVERDRVIYTAAFRRLQAKTQVFLSGEYDFYRTRLTHSIEVAQIGRSICQFLKRKGEPLSDDFFIDPDLVEAGCLAHDLGHPPFGHAGERTLHRLMSSGFGGFEGNAQSLRMIARTIYSGDSGRRGLNPTRAFVDGILKYKTLFSEAGGARNHYLYDDDAELLTWVVGGQSWPDELKPGKVRNGLRSIECQIMDWADDTAYSLNDLVDCINGGFLRLEMVEAWAKQRSLSLIEANALEILLGVIKSRRPEPIFGKKVGEYIHSVHLVKSDGFLSDLTNRHAFRLVVDATVREEAEFYKQVARELVFWSPQLRQLEHKGDRIIERVFEAFLAFAVEPKSVDFSLFPAAVEKALLEEAQPPKRVRLMCDYLAGMTDGFAIRTYKRLFDPDFGSLMEI; encoded by the coding sequence ATGCTGCGGCTCGTGAACACGTTTTATTCGGCCTTCGACACCGAGCTAATTAGCGGGCCGGGACTGGAAGATTCCTATCGAAGTCCGTTCGAGGTGGAGCGGGATCGCGTGATCTATACGGCGGCTTTTCGACGGCTCCAGGCGAAGACTCAAGTGTTCCTTTCAGGCGAGTACGATTTCTATCGAACCCGGCTGACGCACTCCATCGAGGTGGCGCAGATTGGGCGTTCGATCTGTCAGTTTTTGAAACGAAAAGGCGAGCCGCTGAGCGACGATTTTTTCATCGATCCCGATCTCGTGGAGGCCGGCTGTCTGGCGCACGATCTGGGGCATCCGCCCTTTGGCCACGCGGGGGAGCGGACGTTGCACCGCCTGATGTCGAGCGGTTTCGGCGGGTTTGAGGGAAATGCGCAAAGTCTGCGGATGATTGCGCGGACGATTTACAGCGGCGACTCGGGTCGGCGCGGGTTGAATCCGACTCGAGCTTTTGTCGATGGCATTCTGAAATACAAGACACTCTTTTCCGAGGCGGGCGGCGCAAGAAACCACTACCTCTACGATGACGACGCGGAGTTGCTCACCTGGGTCGTCGGCGGGCAGTCGTGGCCGGATGAGTTGAAGCCGGGCAAGGTGCGCAACGGCCTCCGCAGCATCGAATGCCAGATCATGGATTGGGCCGACGACACCGCGTATTCGCTGAATGATTTGGTCGATTGCATCAACGGCGGATTTCTCCGGCTGGAAATGGTCGAGGCCTGGGCCAAGCAGCGGAGTTTGAGTCTTATCGAGGCGAATGCGCTGGAGATTTTACTAGGCGTCATCAAGTCGCGCCGTCCCGAGCCGATCTTCGGCAAAAAAGTGGGCGAGTATATTCATTCGGTTCATCTGGTGAAATCCGATGGCTTTTTAAGCGATCTCACCAACCGCCACGCCTTTCGCTTGGTCGTGGATGCGACAGTGCGAGAGGAGGCGGAATTTTACAAACAAGTGGCGCGGGAACTAGTTTTCTGGAGTCCGCAGTTGCGCCAGTTGGAGCACAAGGGCGACCGCATTATCGAGCGCGTCTTCGAGGCGTTTCTAGCTTTTGCAGTGGAACCGAAGTCGGTGGATTTTTCCCTGTTCCCGGCGGCGGTGGAGAAGGCATTGTTAGAAGAAGCTCAGCCTCCAAAACGCGTCCGCCTGATGTGCGATTATCTCGCGGGCATGACCGATGGGTTCGCCATTCGGACTTACAAACGACTCTTCGATCCGGACTTCGGATCGCTCATGGAAATCTAG
- a CDS encoding HD domain-containing protein — MELQTLAALKSSADAQPVQGLVHVQLESVCNKLTRDGKPFLEMQFLDATASITLRVWSDHPEYASYSMLEAAEFHELAGEFYRNGSFGVDVRKYYLRPLDDAERDALLAGPAELQEKQGADYAEILRLIETITDPRLLTICQTFIADLGPRFCRSAGARFVHHARRGGLVEHTAQMMRTADVVQTIYPYLNRDLLLAGTLLHDIGKLWENHVPENGFGISLDERGELLGHITIGAELVNSLWRKMQLQLEEWTMLEPASEQVRLHLLHLVASHHGSHEFGSPVVPKTPEAIALNMIDNLDAKLEIFSQGYKTLPLLTPHIHDKVRPLNHHLIRPLPSHVPPVAAEEDQVPASDEE, encoded by the coding sequence GTGGAACTTCAAACCCTCGCCGCCCTCAAATCCTCCGCCGACGCGCAGCCGGTGCAAGGCCTTGTGCATGTGCAACTCGAGTCGGTTTGCAACAAGCTCACCCGCGACGGAAAACCATTTTTAGAAATGCAATTTCTCGACGCCACCGCGTCCATCACGCTGCGGGTGTGGAGCGATCATCCCGAGTATGCCAGCTACTCGATGTTAGAAGCCGCGGAGTTTCATGAGCTTGCGGGCGAGTTCTATCGCAATGGCAGTTTCGGAGTCGATGTTAGGAAATACTACTTGCGCCCGCTGGATGACGCCGAGCGCGATGCCCTGCTGGCCGGTCCGGCGGAACTTCAGGAGAAACAAGGCGCGGACTATGCGGAGATTTTGCGATTGATAGAAACCATCACCGATCCCCGTCTGCTAACCATTTGCCAAACTTTTATTGCCGATCTAGGGCCGCGCTTTTGCCGGAGTGCCGGGGCACGTTTTGTGCATCACGCGCGACGCGGCGGACTCGTCGAGCACACAGCGCAAATGATGCGGACCGCCGATGTGGTCCAAACAATTTATCCCTATCTCAACCGCGACCTTTTGTTAGCTGGGACACTGCTGCACGACATCGGCAAGCTCTGGGAAAATCATGTGCCCGAGAACGGCTTCGGCATCAGCCTGGACGAACGCGGCGAATTGTTAGGTCACATCACGATCGGAGCCGAGCTGGTCAATTCTCTGTGGCGCAAAATGCAGCTGCAACTGGAGGAATGGACAATGTTAGAACCGGCCAGCGAGCAGGTGCGCCTGCATCTATTGCACCTCGTGGCGTCGCATCACGGTTCGCACGAATTTGGCTCGCCTGTCGTTCCGAAAACACCGGAGGCGATCGCGTTGAACATGATCGATAACCTCGACGCCAAGCTGGAAATTTTCTCGCAGGGTTACAAGACGCTGCCGCTGCTAACACCGCACATTCACGACAAGGTGCGTCCGCTGAATCATCACCTGATTCGCCCGCTACCTAGCCATGTCCCGCCAGTTGCGGCGGAGGAAGACCAGGTTCCCGCATCTGACGAAGAGTAA
- the gluQRS gene encoding tRNA glutamyl-Q(34) synthetase GluQRS gives MNSAPAAHNIAANYRGRLAPSPTGYLHLGHARTFLVAQQRAREQKGELLLRVEDLDQTRCKPEYVAAMLEDLRWCGLQWDGAPIYQSRRDYSGAWKALLEAGAIYPCFCSRKDVLTAAGAPHEEEPIYPGTCRHRTLTNIDEPCNWRFRVPDGEEIGFRDGRLGLQTAAAGRDFGDFLVWRKDGVPAYELAVVVDDAAMQITEVVRGEDLVRSTFRQLLVYRALGLTPPDFYHTPLVLDTNGSRLAKRSGAFTLRQMREPGLPPPQLAGHG, from the coding sequence ATGAACTCCGCGCCCGCCGCTCATAATATAGCTGCTAACTATCGCGGACGGCTGGCCCCCTCGCCCACGGGTTACTTGCATCTAGGGCACGCGAGGACGTTTCTAGTAGCGCAACAACGAGCACGCGAGCAGAAAGGTGAACTGCTTTTGCGCGTGGAAGATTTGGATCAAACTCGTTGCAAGCCGGAGTATGTCGCGGCGATGTTAGAAGATTTGCGCTGGTGCGGGTTGCAATGGGATGGCGCACCCATTTACCAGAGCCGGCGTGACTACTCAGGCGCGTGGAAAGCTTTGTTAGAAGCTGGCGCGATCTATCCATGCTTTTGCTCGCGCAAGGACGTGCTCACCGCAGCGGGCGCACCGCATGAGGAGGAGCCGATTTATCCCGGCACTTGCAGGCATCGGACGCTGACTAACATCGACGAGCCATGCAACTGGCGCTTCCGTGTTCCTGATGGCGAGGAAATCGGCTTTCGCGACGGACGACTCGGTTTACAAACCGCCGCGGCTGGTCGCGACTTCGGCGATTTTCTCGTCTGGAGAAAAGACGGCGTTCCGGCTTACGAGCTAGCAGTCGTGGTGGACGACGCCGCGATGCAGATCACCGAAGTGGTGCGCGGTGAAGACTTGGTTAGATCGACCTTTCGCCAGTTGCTCGTCTATCGCGCGCTAGGGCTAACACCGCCTGATTTTTATCATACTCCACTCGTTCTGGATACGAATGGAAGTCGCCTGGCGAAGCGCAGCGGTGCGTTTACTCTTCGTCAGATGCGGGAACCTGGTCTTCCTCCGCCGCAACTGGCGGGACATGGCTAG
- a CDS encoding PIN domain-containing protein yields MILVDSSVWIELFRSHGDMAVSLAVENLASEFAAVLCGPVKMEVLGGARKSEEDRILELFDLIPYIPESERLWEQTAQFYQRLRAAGITVPWVDAMIAGIASRRGYRVYAQDKHFREMADKGFLQLYIPGPGGRFVNDG; encoded by the coding sequence ATGATTCTCGTGGATTCATCGGTTTGGATTGAGCTTTTCCGGTCCCACGGCGACATGGCAGTGAGTCTGGCGGTGGAAAATCTCGCTTCGGAATTTGCTGCTGTCCTTTGCGGCCCAGTGAAAATGGAAGTGCTCGGCGGCGCCCGGAAAAGCGAGGAGGACCGCATCCTGGAGCTGTTCGATCTCATTCCTTACATCCCGGAATCGGAACGGCTTTGGGAGCAAACGGCGCAATTTTATCAACGTCTCCGAGCGGCGGGAATCACCGTGCCGTGGGTGGACGCCATGATCGCGGGCATCGCCTCGAGGCGCGGCTACCGCGTCTATGCGCAGGACAAACATTTCCGCGAGATGGCCGACAAAGGCTTTCTGCAACTTTACATTCCCGGGCCCGGCGGACGTTTTGTGAATGACGGATGA
- a CDS encoding SDR family oxidoreductase — translation MEYFNDCTVLITGASSGIGREFALQLAPFASNIIIAARRIDRLEALKSEIAELHPETNVFTYGIDLANGADADTFLAWLDDSGLKVDLLINNAGLGDHGPFADSNWTRIEQMLAVNISTLTKLTHALLPQMLRSGEGAILNVSSVASLMPVPHLNVYAATKAYVTSFSEGLRAELRGTNISVTALCPGPVPTEFGKQATRLGENEKFDMSTPGFLSVDAATVARAGLKAVAADRARVVPGVVMCVAALLLTIIPIFLIRPFLSLSGLKQRK, via the coding sequence ATGGAATATTTTAACGACTGCACCGTCCTCATCACTGGTGCATCCTCGGGCATCGGTCGTGAATTTGCCCTGCAACTCGCGCCATTTGCCTCGAATATCATCATCGCCGCACGCCGCATCGACCGGCTGGAGGCGCTCAAATCGGAAATCGCCGAGTTGCATCCAGAGACAAATGTTTTCACCTACGGAATCGATCTCGCCAATGGAGCCGATGCAGACACTTTCCTGGCCTGGCTCGATGACAGTGGATTGAAAGTGGATTTACTCATCAACAACGCCGGCCTCGGGGATCACGGACCTTTCGCCGATTCGAATTGGACTCGCATCGAGCAGATGCTGGCCGTGAACATTTCCACACTCACCAAGCTCACCCACGCGCTCCTGCCGCAAATGCTGCGGAGTGGCGAAGGCGCGATCTTGAACGTGAGTTCCGTGGCGAGCCTCATGCCAGTGCCGCACCTGAATGTCTATGCCGCGACGAAGGCATATGTGACTAGTTTTTCCGAGGGTTTGCGGGCAGAATTGCGCGGGACTAACATCAGCGTGACGGCGCTTTGTCCGGGGCCGGTGCCCACCGAGTTTGGCAAGCAGGCGACGCGGCTTGGGGAGAATGAAAAATTTGACATGAGCACACCCGGTTTTCTCTCCGTGGATGCGGCCACAGTGGCGCGCGCGGGGTTAAAGGCAGTGGCTGCGGATCGGGCTCGCGTGGTGCCCGGTGTCGTCATGTGTGTCGCGGCGCTTTTACTAACCATCATCCCGATCTTTCTCATCCGCCCATTTCTGAGTTTGAGCGGATTGAAGCAACGCAAATAA
- a CDS encoding TMEM14 family protein yields MNYLSLATIFYFIFATLTQVGGVIGFIKAKSRASLIAGLISGALLDLAGIMLVVRPERPQIGLGLGLVVTLLLLGRFAPAFFRTKKFMPAGMIFFLGLISLALTIAAFI; encoded by the coding sequence ATGAACTACCTGTCTCTCGCTACGATCTTTTACTTTATTTTCGCCACGCTGACGCAGGTTGGCGGCGTCATAGGTTTCATCAAGGCGAAGAGCCGCGCCTCGCTCATCGCGGGTCTGATTTCCGGCGCGCTGCTGGACTTGGCAGGCATCATGTTAGTCGTTCGACCGGAGCGTCCGCAGATTGGACTGGGACTCGGATTGGTGGTCACGCTTTTATTGTTAGGAAGATTCGCTCCGGCGTTCTTTCGGACCAAGAAATTCATGCCTGCGGGAATGATTTTCTTCCTAGGTTTGATTAGCCTTGCGCTGACGATTGCGGCGTTTATCTAA
- a CDS encoding glycoside hydrolase family 75 protein: MKFFRRVLGLSLIVLGLVACPRQPEHSTATPTPVVPAETPEPSPTPITTTTPVPAPTALPEMFVPRRSYDTSRLFNGLKIYSHLQSLPGGIAPVERTLDESFSVDISLKVKVPSAMATVEDFTVANPNILKALPMLGDLLVSSRVSPYYHGLYALKVKSLQQDLRNLNEILSRHNFYDCGTVLELTNPNTKRRALLLQADMDVVADGSDSDRFLEVDGTSMHYQPFTSYRWPKLTKTPSQFLAGREASISAAQTELQNPGVAAERARTLRNSIATNKLEAADLQTFSFLISKADPFIVLPGFMLRDKSLPFNPRIGDYAAVIYGSKIYPAIFGDVGPSVKVGEASLRLATALNVKSNAANRPTNNLDVSYLIFPQTADATPAPPDYEKWRTRCVDLLAELGATNIPVEHWENILPPMPTPTPSPTPSPDPAVAIPTPKALETPSPTP, from the coding sequence ATGAAGTTTTTTCGGCGAGTTCTAGGGCTGAGTTTGATTGTTCTCGGACTGGTGGCTTGTCCTCGGCAGCCGGAACATTCGACTGCAACTCCGACCCCGGTGGTGCCTGCGGAAACGCCAGAGCCGAGTCCGACTCCCATCACGACAACCACGCCAGTTCCGGCACCGACGGCCTTGCCCGAGATGTTTGTTCCGCGCCGTTCCTACGATACTTCGCGGCTTTTCAATGGACTAAAAATCTACAGCCACCTGCAGAGTCTTCCCGGTGGAATCGCCCCGGTGGAACGCACGCTGGATGAAAGTTTCTCCGTGGACATTTCACTGAAAGTCAAAGTGCCGTCGGCGATGGCGACGGTGGAGGATTTTACCGTGGCAAATCCTAACATCCTGAAGGCGCTCCCGATGTTAGGAGACTTGCTCGTGAGCAGCCGCGTCTCGCCCTACTATCACGGCTTGTATGCGTTGAAAGTGAAGTCGCTTCAGCAGGATTTGCGAAACTTGAACGAGATTCTTTCGCGACACAATTTCTACGATTGCGGGACGGTGCTGGAACTAACGAATCCTAACACGAAACGCCGCGCACTTCTGCTCCAGGCCGACATGGATGTGGTGGCCGACGGATCAGACTCCGATCGCTTTCTGGAAGTGGACGGAACGAGCATGCACTACCAGCCGTTCACAAGTTATCGCTGGCCGAAACTAACCAAAACGCCCAGTCAGTTTCTGGCGGGTCGCGAGGCGAGCATTTCCGCTGCGCAGACAGAACTGCAAAACCCCGGAGTGGCAGCGGAACGTGCCCGGACTTTGCGCAACTCCATTGCGACTAACAAACTGGAAGCCGCCGACTTGCAGACGTTTAGTTTTCTTATTTCCAAGGCTGATCCATTTATCGTTTTGCCGGGCTTCATGCTGCGCGACAAATCGCTGCCGTTCAACCCGCGCATCGGCGATTATGCGGCGGTCATTTACGGATCAAAAATCTATCCCGCGATCTTCGGTGATGTGGGGCCTTCCGTGAAAGTCGGCGAGGCTTCGCTGCGGCTGGCAACGGCCTTGAATGTGAAGTCCAATGCGGCAAACCGACCGACTAACAATCTCGATGTTAGCTATCTGATTTTTCCGCAGACGGCCGATGCTACACCAGCTCCGCCCGACTACGAAAAATGGCGGACGCGCTGCGTGGATTTGCTCGCCGAACTGGGTGCGACTAACATCCCGGTCGAGCACTGGGAAAACATCCTCCCGCCGATGCCGACTCCGACGCCAAGCCCGACGCCATCGCCTGATCCGGCGGTCGCGATTCCGACGCCGAAAGCGCTGGAAACGCCTTCGCCGACGCCTTGA
- a CDS encoding magnesium transporter gives MTAPAARSFTPPIVDEIAAGSAQDAVARLATFRPEEAAGLLARAHVLRRNEVFALLPPSQLDSIIAAAPPETAAQWRAWKQYPEDTIGRLMEPPVAVFSPEVTVSQAVEELRELTKKAFITYGFTADEKGRLLGVIVMRELLLARPEQTLAEITLANPFYLTPDLSITDAMKTVLNRHYPVYPICATDGTFIGLVRGSTLFEAQAVELSAQAGTMVGVVKEERLATSWQQSLKFRHPWLQLNLLTAFIAAAVVGMFEGTLEKIVLLAVFLPVMAGQSGNTGCQALAVALRGMTLGELQTGKEKRAMMKEAVLGFCNGALVGVTAGIGMYVYATMQHSAHALKLGIIVFVAMIGSCLVSGVSGVLVPVTLKKLGADPATASSIFLTTATDVVSMGLFLGLATIFL, from the coding sequence ATGACTGCTCCCGCTGCCCGTTCGTTTACGCCACCGATTGTTGATGAGATTGCCGCTGGCTCGGCACAGGATGCGGTAGCCCGACTCGCCACGTTTCGTCCGGAGGAGGCCGCCGGACTTTTGGCTCGTGCGCATGTGCTGCGGCGCAATGAAGTTTTTGCCCTGCTGCCGCCCAGCCAGCTCGATTCGATCATCGCTGCGGCACCTCCCGAGACGGCGGCGCAATGGCGCGCTTGGAAACAATATCCCGAGGACACGATTGGGCGTCTCATGGAGCCGCCGGTGGCTGTTTTCAGCCCGGAAGTGACTGTCTCTCAGGCGGTGGAAGAACTCCGCGAGCTGACCAAAAAAGCCTTCATCACCTACGGCTTCACGGCCGACGAAAAGGGCCGGCTCCTCGGTGTGATCGTCATGCGCGAACTCCTCCTCGCCCGGCCCGAGCAGACGCTCGCCGAAATCACTCTAGCGAATCCATTTTACCTGACGCCGGACCTTTCGATTACCGACGCCATGAAAACCGTCCTCAACCGCCATTATCCGGTCTATCCGATTTGCGCGACAGACGGGACTTTCATTGGACTCGTGCGTGGCTCGACCTTGTTTGAGGCGCAGGCTGTGGAGTTGTCTGCCCAGGCCGGAACGATGGTCGGTGTCGTGAAAGAGGAACGCCTCGCCACAAGCTGGCAGCAGAGCCTGAAATTTCGTCATCCGTGGCTGCAATTGAACCTGCTCACGGCCTTCATCGCGGCGGCGGTCGTCGGGATGTTTGAGGGAACGCTGGAAAAAATCGTCCTGCTCGCAGTGTTTTTGCCCGTCATGGCCGGCCAGTCGGGCAACACCGGCTGCCAGGCGCTGGCCGTGGCGTTGCGCGGGATGACTTTGGGCGAATTGCAGACGGGAAAAGAGAAACGCGCCATGATGAAAGAGGCCGTGCTCGGCTTTTGCAACGGCGCTCTGGTCGGCGTGACGGCAGGCATCGGCATGTATGTTTACGCGACGATGCAACACTCGGCGCACGCGCTCAAACTCGGCATCATCGTCTTCGTGGCGATGATCGGGAGCTGCCTCGTCAGCGGCGTTTCCGGGGTGCTGGTGCCGGTGACTTTGAAGAAACTCGGGGCCGATCCAGCGACGGCGTCCAGCATTTTTCTCACCACGGCCACCGACGTTGTGAGCATGGGACTTTTCCTCGGACTGGCGACGATTTTTCTCTAG